The Paenibacillus sp. FSL H7-0357 nucleotide sequence CCTCGGTGACAGCGGAATCTACGAGGTGCTTATCCAGCTCGTATCACTGCGCAAACCGCTGGTGCAGGATTATTATACCTGGGAGCGCAGCACGCTGCATCCGTTAACCCATGTACTTCCGCAGGTGCTGGAGCAGTTCGCGGAGGAAGTGCGCAGGTATCTGGACCAGGAACTGGGTACCGGACAATAACTGGGGAAATGCCTGAACTAAGCCAGTGCTGCACAACTATTATACACGGCGAGAGCCGTGAAAGAGAGGAGGTCCTTGCGGATGAAAAAGGGGCAGGAAAGCGGATCTACACGACGTTTGATTATGACACTCCTGAAGAAGAAAGGCCCGCTGACGATCGGTGCGCTGGCGGAGGAACTGGGAATTACCGAAATGGGCGTACGGCGTCATGTACTGCAGCTGGAGCAGGAATCGCTGGCCAAGACCAAGGTCGTCCGCCAGGCCATGGGCCGTCCTCTGCATGTCTATTCACTGACTGAGCGGGCTGAAGACCATTTTCCCAAAAGCTATCATAACCTGGCGCTTGAATTGCTGCGGGAGCTGGATCACGGCAGCGGCCTGGAGGCCGTCAATGTGCTGTTCGAAGGCCGGCGTCGGCGGATGCTGGCCCAGTACGCTCCGATGATGGAGAACTGCAATCTGGAGGAGCGGGTTGCAGAGCTGTCTTCCATCCAGAATGCCGGAGGTTATATGGCTGAATGGAATAAGGAAGAGGACGGCTCCTATATTATGCGCGAATATAATTGTCCGATCCGCCAGGTAGCGACCCAATACCGGAAGGCTTGCCAATGTGAGCATCAGTTGTTCGAGGAACTCCTTGGTGCCAAAGTTACGCGCAGTGAATGTATGGCGGAGGGCGGCCAGTGCTGCCGGTACGATATTACGCCGAGAGAAAAAGACAAAACTTCTGAAATGACCTCCTAATCAGTCACAGGACAAAACATCCATGCTTATGATATACCAGAACTAGGCGATTGCCCGGGTGGCCGGGCAGAGGCACTTGAATCCAAAGGAGAGATTGAGGATGAAAAAGGAATCCAAAAGTTTGCTGTGGGGTATTTTGGCCGGTAGTGTGGTAGGTTCAGTGACAGCGCTGCTGTTTGCCCCTAAACCAGGCAAAGAGTTGCGTAAAGATATTGCGGAAGGTACCACCGGAGCCATTGATAAAGTGCAGGATGTCGCCGGGCAGGCCGGAGACAAAGGCGCGGAGCTGTACGGTAAAGCCAAAGAGGCGGTAGAAACTGTTGTAACCGAAGTCAAGGAATGGAGCAAGCAGTACATCCATACCGATGAGGAAGAAAAGTATATCACTCTCAGCGGAAAAGCAGTTGAAGAAGCAGAAGCCGTATCGGACGCTGCGGAAGCCGCCTTTGAAGAGGCTGCTGCTGGCAGTGATGAATCTGCTGCGGAAATTGAAGTCGTTCTGGAGGATGAAGTAAAGGATGACAAAGGCAACGGTGAGATCGCCTGATTTCACGGGATAGGCCATTCTCAGGGAATCCTAATAATATACGCGCTTCCGGCCAAGAGCCGCTTTTCGCAACGTGGCGGAAGGTGGCTCTTGGCGGCTGGAACAACAGTGGAATATTGGGCTGGACACCGGAGCCGATCAATGCTTCTCTTGAACTGTAACGGCAAAAGGAGTATTATCTGCAATTGGGGCTGAAGGCCAGGTACACTTTGTTTAAGCCTTACATAAGCTACACAAAACAAGTAAAAGGAAGCGGTGTGTTCGTGCAGCAAGCTATAGCAATATTGGACTCGGGTGTGGGGGGACTTACGGTTGTCAAAGAAGTAATGAGACAGCTCCCGCGGGAGAAAATCATCTATTTTGGAGATACTGCCCGCGCCCCTTACGGACCCCGTTCAACCGAGGAAGTGAAACTGTTCACCGAGCAAATCGTGGACTATCTAATTCAATTTAATCCTAAAATGATCGTTATTGCCTGCAATACTGCAACTGCGGCAGCTCTTGACTATATCTCTGCCAAGGTGTCCATTCCTGTCATTGGAGTCATCCATCCCGGTGCCCGTGCGGCGATCAGCGCAACCAAAATAGGCCAGGTCGGCGTAATTGGCACCATCGGCACCATTAAGAGCGGAGCCTATACCGCAGCGCTTCAGGAGTTGTCTCCATTTGTTAAGGTAGTCAGTCAGGCCTGCCCGGCGCTTGTCCCTTATGTCGAGCAGGGGTTGTTCCGCACGGCGGAGAGCGAAGCGGCGGTGGCGGAATCGCTCAACGGGATCAAGTATGAACCGATTGATACACTGATTCTGGGCTGTACCCACTATCCGTTCCTGGTAGATCCGATTGGCAAGGTCATGGGACCCGGTGTTAAGCTGATCAGCTCCGCGGATGAAACCGCGCGGGAGATCAGCACGATCCTATATGACAAAGGCAAGCTTGCCCGCGGAGATGAAAGTCCGATTCATCAATTTTTCTGCAGCGGAGATGCCGAGATGTTCCAGCGGATCGCCCGCGACTGGCTTGGAGAACAGATCAAGCGCACTCCCGTTGTGTGGCAGGTATCTTCGTTATAGGCTTTGCTGTGAGGAAACAATAGGGACAATCCCTCGGATTCGGAAATTTCAGAAACAAGGGCGTTCATGATAGACCGGGAGGTATCACTCCGGGTCTTTTTTTTAAATGTAAGAATTTATAGGCTTCACGCTATAAATTACCTCCAAGACCTTATTCACCTGCCAGGGTGATTTTGTCCTGCACAAGTGAATAGTTGCGATACTTCAGGATTTATTGTATGCGTTTACATTTATTTGTGCGGAAGGGGTGAACTGTGCTCATTTCTTTCATGCAGGGCAGTAGGGGCTGCATACAATAGGGTTGAGGGCTGTGTCCCGTTGTCTCCGCGGGTATTGTCCGCCCGGGCGGCAGGGGATGACGGCAACTAGAGGGCCGAGAGGATGAGACATATGCAGCAATATATTGCCCGCAGGGGAGATACCGTTAGCCGAATTGCCGCCAGGCATGGACTTACACCGGAGCATGTAATTCAAGGAAACCCATGGGCCGGCAGGCAGCCTTATTTATATCCGGGCCAAATCCTGTTTCTGCCTTCCGCTCCGCGCAGACGTTATTCTGTACAGGAGGGGGATGACGCCGGGTTGATTGCCGCTTTATTTAATGTGAGTATAGATGAGCTTGAAATGCTGAATCCCGGAGTGACCTCAGGCCGCTGCTGCATACCGGGCAAAGTGCTGGTTATTCCTCCGGCAGCTTCGCGGTCTGTAGTGTCTGTACGCAGCGAGTATGGTCCGGATGATGTCGAGGAGGATATCGGCAAGCTGGTGGCCAAATACCCGTTTGTTACAAGGGACAGCATCGGCGCAAGTGTGCTCGGCAAGCCGCTCCACCTGCTGCGGATAGGCAGCGGGCCCCGTCATCTCCATGTCAACGCTGCACTGCATGCCAACGAGTGGCTGACCTCGCCGTGCCTGATGTCGTTCATCGAACAATATGCCGCTGCGTATGACGCAGGCAGGGCTTGGCACGGCCACCGCCCCGAGGAGTGGCATAAGCATTGGACCTTGTGGGCAGTACCTATGGCTAATCCGGATGGGGTGGAGCTGGTGCAGGAGGGGGTACTGCCCGGCCAGCCCCACTATGAGGAGCTGCTGCAATGGAATTGCGGGCGGCGGAGCTTCCGGCATTGGAAGGCTAACATCCGCGGGGTGGACCTGGGCGATCAGTTTCCGGCTCACTGGGAAGAGGAACAGGCGCGCCGGGGAGTGCCGGGTCCTGCCCCGCGGGACTACAGCGGACCGGCGCCGCTCAGTGAGCCGGAAGCCGCCGCACTGGCGGCGCTGGCGGAGCAGTATCCCGGTGATGCAGCCGTATCTCTGCACAGTCAGGGCGGTGAGATCTACTGGAACTACAGGGGATATGAGCCGCCGGAGAGCAAGGGATGGGCGGCAAGGCTGGCAGCGGCGAGCGGCTACCGGGCCGTTGAGCTGAACGGCAGCGATGCCGGTTATAAGGACTGGTTCATTCAGCGCTTCCGGAAGCCGGGCTTCACGGTGGAGCTGGGAATCGGCAAAAATCCGCTGCCGCTGGCTGATTTTGAAGACATGGCGCTGGAAACCGGGCTTATTTTGGGTGCTATACTCTCAAATTTGAAATAAAAATGAAACAAACTTTGTAAATTTGCGTAATATAACAGCAAAGGGTACGGCCGCAGTCATTCCTATACGTGCTTTGCGGCTGAATCCTTTTTTAGGGATATAACTGCTGATTAAGCCCTGACCAATATTATCCGAGTGTCTGGATTCAATATATTACCTACATCATTATTAGGAGGACCGTCATGAAATTCAGAAAACTGCTTTCGCTTAAACAATGGTCCCATATCTTCCGTAATTCCTGGCAGTATGTCATTTCTCCCAATGTAACGATAGGGGACAAGCTGCTGTTCACTATACCGGTGCTGCTCTACTGGGTGCTTCCCGATTTTATGCCGTTTCTGCCGATTGACGACATTGGTGTGACGATGCTGCTGATGGGCTGGTTTGTATCACGGATGGACCGCAAATATCCTGCCCTGAAGAGCGGAAGATGAATTTTTAGAGAATCTTTATACGCTCCATTCTGATCTATTTCGCCGATATGGTTGCTTTTACAGGTTACTTTCCTTAAAATAAATTATTGAGTATTTAAATTTAAGATGCCTGGGAGATGGATGAGGATGAACGTCAAAATTACCCGCAATGCGGCTAAAGTGATAAAGAAAACAATGGAGCTTGAAGGCAACAGCGAGCTCAAGCTGCGCGTAGCCATTACCCACGCTCACGGCGACCATGCCCACTACGGTCTGGATTTGGACACGCCTAAAGAGAATGATGTGGTAGTATCCACGGACAAGGAGATCGATGTGATTCTCGATCCGAACCAGCCGCTGCTGGATGGCGTGAAGATTGATTACCTGTATTTCCCTGAAGAAGGTTTTGTCATCACTAATCCGTCTAAAGGAAATCATGGCGATCACTAAACGTTCGCCCGTACCTTATGGACATAAAGAAGGGTTGCTTTATGGCTAACGAAATACAAATTTGCGATCAATGCAATTACACGAGAATGAAAAGCATTCTTCCCAAGCTGCGCAAGATGGCTCCCGATGCGGAGATCAAGATTGGCTGCAAGTCCTACTGCGGACCTTGCGGCAAGCGGGCCTTTATCTATATCAACGGCCGTTACATCAGTGCTCCGACTGAAGATGAGGTGCTGGCGAAAGCCGCAGCCTTTGTTAAGCAGCCGGCAGTTAAGGAATAACTCCGTCATATATCACGAGGGGTGGCAATCGAACGGTTGTTTTGCCGACCCATTGCCACCCACAATAAGATTCGCCTCCGCTGACAAAGCGGGGGCTTTTTATTTTTCAAATTTGCAGAGGTGTCCTATTCAGTCATTGCGGACCTTTCCAGTTCTGCCCGATCCGCTCAGGCTCTGCCTGGTTTGGGTACCGGGGAGGCACATGGTATAATGAACCTGTTGTCTAAACTGATCTATACATAGGAGGGAATGATACTGTATGAAGCATCTTACCGACGGAACGATTCTGAATAATGGGGTTGTCATGCCCTGGTTTGGTCTCGGCACTTACAAAGCAGAGGGCGAGGAGGTCGCAAAGGCCGTCACGACCGCTCTTGAGCTGGGTTACCGGAGCATAGACACCGCAGCGGTATACGGCAATGAAGAGGAAGTGGGCCGGTCGATAGCCGCCAGCGGCGTAGACCGGGACAGCCTGTTCGTGACCACAAAGGTATGGAACAGTGATCAGGGCTATGATACGACCCTGCGGGCTTTTGAGACCAGCAGCAAGAAGCTGGGACTGGATGTGATCGACCTTTATTTGATCCATTGGCCGGGCAAGGATAAATATAAAGAGACTTGGCGTGCACTGGAGCGCCTTAATCAGGAAGGCCGCGTCCGGGCGATCGGAGTCAGCAATTTCCAGATCCATCATCTGCAGGAATTGCTGAAGGACAGTGACACCGTGCCTGTTATCAATCAGGTGGAGCTGCATCCGCGGTTTATCCAGAAGGAGCTGCATGATTTCTGCGCGCAGCATCACATTCAGATCGAAGCGTGGGCTCCGCTGATGAAAGGCAGACTGCAGGAGAATGAGCTGCTGAAGAACATCGCGGACAAGCATGGCAAGACCGTATCACAGGTTATTCTGCGCTGGGGGCTTCAGAGCCGTATCGTGATTATTCCGAAGTCGGTCACTCCGTCCAGAATTAAGGAGAACAGCGAAATCTTTGATTTCGAGCTGTCGCAGGAGGAATTGGCTGCAATCAGCGGACTGGATGCCGGGGAGCGGATCGGCACCGATCCGGATAAATTGTTGTTCTAGGGAGTCCAGCATCTTTCGCACAAAAAACGAGGCTGTTCCAAAAGCCGTGATCTGGCTTATGGGAACAGCCTCGTTGGAAATATCTAAAAAAACCGGGCAGTGATCCATCCGTTACTGGAGGATCGCTGTCCGGTTTTCTTGTACAGTCTGTGAGACAGCACCGTATCGTAATCAGCTTTGAGGGTTGCGCGGTGGGAGCGGCCCAAGGTATTGATAATACTGGCATTCGATCCGCCCGTTATACAGCTTGCGGCGCTTGTCCGCCTTGCGGCCGTACAATTGCTCGAATTCCTTCGACGGGCTGATGGCGAAGAAGGACCATGTCGGGAGATACAGCATCATTTCACCGAACTGGCGGGTCAGACGTTCGACTTCCTTGTCGTTGCTGAGCCGTTCGCCGTAAGGCGGATTGGTAATGATGCAGCCGTATTCGCCTTCCGGCCGTGCCTTCGCGGCAGCGATGTTCTTGAAGGTGATTTCACCGGCGAGACCGGCGCTTTTGGCGGCGGCTTCGGCAATTTCAATCGCCGCAGGATCAATGTCGCTGCCGGTTAATTGCAGCGGATAATCATCGCGCACGGCGTCGAAGGCTTCCTCGCGGGCTTCCTCCCACAGACGTTTCGGGATTTCCGGCCAATGCTCGGAAGGGAACGAACGCCGCAGTCCCGGCGCGATGTTCCAGGCGATCATCGCCGCTTCAATCAGCAGCGTGCCTGAGCCGCAGCAAGGATCGTACAGCGGACGGTGGCCGTTCCAGCGGCTAAGCTGGATCAGGGCGGCTGCCATCGTTTCCTTCAGCGGCGCTTCTGTAGCCTGACGGCGGTAGCCGCGTTTGTGCAGCGCCGGGCCGGTCGTGTCCAGCGTGATCAGGGCGATATCATTCAGCAGAATCATCTCAACCACATAACGCGGTCCATTTTCCGGGAACCATTCCGTACGGTACGAAAGCTTCAGCTTCTCGACAATGGCTTTCTTGACAATCCCCTGGCAGGCGGGTACGCTGGTAAGCTGGGATTTATGCGAGCGGCCTTCCACAGGGAATTCCCCATTCTCGGGAATCCAGTCCTCCCAGTTGATCGCTTTGACGCCTTCGAACAGCTCATCGAAGGTTTTGGCCGGAAACTGGCCCATTTTAACGAGTACACGGTCTGAGGTGCGCAGCCATAAATTGCAGCGGCAGATGTCAATATAATCTCCGCTGAACAATACCCGTCCGTTCTCGACGGTGGTCTCATAACCCAGCTCGTTTAATTCGCGTGCTACTACAGCCTCCAGCCCCATGGGGGCGGTG carries:
- a CDS encoding DUF1450 domain-containing protein; the encoded protein is MANEIQICDQCNYTRMKSILPKLRKMAPDAEIKIGCKSYCGPCGKRAFIYINGRYISAPTEDEVLAKAAAFVKQPAVKE
- a CDS encoding HesB/IscA family protein; the encoded protein is MNVKITRNAAKVIKKTMELEGNSELKLRVAITHAHGDHAHYGLDLDTPKENDVVVSTDKEIDVILDPNQPLLDGVKIDYLYFPEEGFVITNPSKGNHGDH
- the racE gene encoding glutamate racemase; the protein is MQQAIAILDSGVGGLTVVKEVMRQLPREKIIYFGDTARAPYGPRSTEEVKLFTEQIVDYLIQFNPKMIVIACNTATAAALDYISAKVSIPVIGVIHPGARAAISATKIGQVGVIGTIGTIKSGAYTAALQELSPFVKVVSQACPALVPYVEQGLFRTAESEAAVAESLNGIKYEPIDTLILGCTHYPFLVDPIGKVMGPGVKLISSADETAREISTILYDKGKLARGDESPIHQFFCSGDAEMFQRIARDWLGEQIKRTPVVWQVSSL
- a CDS encoding helix-turn-helix transcriptional regulator, with product MKKGQESGSTRRLIMTLLKKKGPLTIGALAEELGITEMGVRRHVLQLEQESLAKTKVVRQAMGRPLHVYSLTERAEDHFPKSYHNLALELLRELDHGSGLEAVNVLFEGRRRRMLAQYAPMMENCNLEERVAELSSIQNAGGYMAEWNKEEDGSYIMREYNCPIRQVATQYRKACQCEHQLFEELLGAKVTRSECMAEGGQCCRYDITPREKDKTSEMTS
- a CDS encoding THUMP domain-containing class I SAM-dependent RNA methyltransferase, producing the protein MGKLQLIATAPMGLEAVVARELNELGYETTVENGRVLFSGDYIDICRCNLWLRTSDRVLVKMGQFPAKTFDELFEGVKAINWEDWIPENGEFPVEGRSHKSQLTSVPACQGIVKKAIVEKLKLSYRTEWFPENGPRYVVEMILLNDIALITLDTTGPALHKRGYRRQATEAPLKETMAAALIQLSRWNGHRPLYDPCCGSGTLLIEAAMIAWNIAPGLRRSFPSEHWPEIPKRLWEEAREEAFDAVRDDYPLQLTGSDIDPAAIEIAEAAAKSAGLAGEITFKNIAAAKARPEGEYGCIITNPPYGERLSNDKEVERLTRQFGEMMLYLPTWSFFAISPSKEFEQLYGRKADKRRKLYNGRIECQYYQYLGPLPPRNPQS
- a CDS encoding YtxH domain-containing protein translates to MKKESKSLLWGILAGSVVGSVTALLFAPKPGKELRKDIAEGTTGAIDKVQDVAGQAGDKGAELYGKAKEAVETVVTEVKEWSKQYIHTDEEEKYITLSGKAVEEAEAVSDAAEAAFEEAAAGSDESAAEIEVVLEDEVKDDKGNGEIA
- a CDS encoding aldo/keto reductase encodes the protein MKHLTDGTILNNGVVMPWFGLGTYKAEGEEVAKAVTTALELGYRSIDTAAVYGNEEEVGRSIAASGVDRDSLFVTTKVWNSDQGYDTTLRAFETSSKKLGLDVIDLYLIHWPGKDKYKETWRALERLNQEGRVRAIGVSNFQIHHLQELLKDSDTVPVINQVELHPRFIQKELHDFCAQHHIQIEAWAPLMKGRLQENELLKNIADKHGKTVSQVILRWGLQSRIVIIPKSVTPSRIKENSEIFDFELSQEELAAISGLDAGERIGTDPDKLLF
- a CDS encoding M14 family metallopeptidase; translated protein: MQQYIARRGDTVSRIAARHGLTPEHVIQGNPWAGRQPYLYPGQILFLPSAPRRRYSVQEGDDAGLIAALFNVSIDELEMLNPGVTSGRCCIPGKVLVIPPAASRSVVSVRSEYGPDDVEEDIGKLVAKYPFVTRDSIGASVLGKPLHLLRIGSGPRHLHVNAALHANEWLTSPCLMSFIEQYAAAYDAGRAWHGHRPEEWHKHWTLWAVPMANPDGVELVQEGVLPGQPHYEELLQWNCGRRSFRHWKANIRGVDLGDQFPAHWEEEQARRGVPGPAPRDYSGPAPLSEPEAAALAALAEQYPGDAAVSLHSQGGEIYWNYRGYEPPESKGWAARLAAASGYRAVELNGSDAGYKDWFIQRFRKPGFTVELGIGKNPLPLADFEDMALETGLILGAILSNLK